The DNA sequence GGACTGGGACCAGACCCAGGATAGGGACCAGGACTGGGACAAGGACTGGCACTgggaccgggaccaggaccagGATCGAAATTGGGACCGGGACGAGAACTGGGACCCAGACCAGTACCAAGACCAGGACTGAGACCAAATCCAGGATGAGGACCAGGACCAGGACCAGATCCaggaccaggactgggaccaGATCCAGGACTGGGACCAGATCCAGGTCTGGCACCAGGACCAGATCCaggaccaggaccgggaccaggaccagGACCAGGACCAGATCCAGGACTGGGACCAGATCCaggaccaggaccgggacctGTCAGACCTCACAACCCAAACGAGGGACCCCTAACTCAGGTGGGTGCCGTGTCCCCCACATGCCACACACGTGTCCCTGTGCCTGTCCCTCACCTGTGCAACGTCCCCATGCAACATACCTGTGCATTGTCCCCGTGCAATGTCCCCGTGCAATGTCCCTGTGCAACATCCCTGTGCAACATCCCCGTGCAATGTCTCCGTGCAACATCCCCGTGCAACATCCCCGTGCAACATCCCCGTGCAATGTCTCCGTGCAACATCCCCGTGCAACATCCCTGTGCAACATCCCCATGCAATGTCCCCGTGCAATGTCCCCGTGCAATGTCTCCGTGCAATGTCCCCGTGCAACGTCCCCGTGCAATGTCCCCATGCAATGTCCCCCGTGCAATGTCCCTGTGCAACATCCCCGTGCAACGTCCCTGTGCAACATCCCCGTGCAACATCCCCGTGCAACATCCCCGTGCAATGTCCCCGTGCAACGTCCCCGTGCAATGTTCCCATGCAACATCCCCATACAATGTCCCCGTGCAACGTCCCTGTGCAACATCCCCATGCAACGTCCCCGTGCAACATCCCCGTGCAACATCCCCCGTGCAACGTCCCCGTGCAATGTCCCCGTGCAACGTCCCTGTGCAACATCCCCATGCAACACCCCTGTGCAATAACCCCATGCATTGCCCCTGTGCAACATCCCCGTGCAACACCCCTGTGCAATGTCCCCGTGCAACGTCCCCGTGCAACACCCTCACGCAACGTCCTGTGCCACGCACCATGCAATGCCCCTGTGCAGTTTCCCCACATATTCCCCATCCGACGCCCCGTGCACCCCCTCGTGCACCACCTGGCACAGCGGGAACCCCACAACGCCCTTCCccagtggggaaactgaggcacagcccTTGGGGGTGGCTCTTTGGGGAGGGCGATCCCGCTGAACCCCAATATCAGCCAGCAGAGAAGCCACATCCCACTCCCCCATCCTTTTACAacggggaaactgaggcacgccTGCTGGGACGGGCTCTGGAAGGGGGGTGGGATCCAGCTGAACCCCGATATTAGACATCAGAGAAGCCACCACCGAGCCCCCAACCCCCTCCTGCCAtggcccggggcggggggggacacacaccagGACACGGGGCGCAGCCACCGACGAGGGGTTTAATTGCTGTGGGagatgggggggaggggggacacacACGATGCCCCCCCTGCCACCACCGCTGCCACCGCCACCACTCCTGCACCTGCGCTCAAcctggaagggggggggggggggggatataAAAAAGGGGAGTTGGTGACAGCCCCCTCctcacctccccccccccccccccacttcccCCACCCCGGGGGTCCCGGGAGGGTCCCGTACCGCGTGCGCCGCGCTGTGCCGCCAGGATCATGGCGatgcccagcagtgccagcaggatGCCCAGCGCCATGGCGGCACCGCACAGCGCCGTCTCCAGCTCCTCGGAGGAGACGGGTTCTTGGGGTACTacggggaggggggacacagcGAGGGGGGGTCACAGCCAGCCTCggtgcccccagctcccccctcccctcctccacccccacGCTCACCCCAATAGGCCACCACGGAGGAGTTGTCCCCTTCGTGGGTGATGACACAGGCGTAGACGTCACCGGCGGCGGGGGTCACCCGTAGGTAGGAGAAGCGGGTGAAGGCCAGGGTGGCCGTAGGGGTGTAGGGGGTGTGGGTGACCCCCTGGGTGATGGGGACCCCATCCAGCTGCCAACTGATGTCCACCGCCGGCGGGAAGATGTTGCCCACCACGCACACCAGCGTGTTGGCTTCACCCAACCGCAACGGTTGCACCGGGAAGACGTCGGCCATGGGGATgcctgggggggaggggaaggggggaggagggggggggggatcctATGGGATCGCTCCTGCCAGAGCACAGGGGCacaaccccctcccccccccccccccccacctgctggccaccacCCCCGGGGACCCGTTGGCTCGATGGGCTCCAAGGGCTTTTCCAGGATCCTTCCAGGATCCCACGGATCCACCCCCCAGCCCGTGTCCGGGATCACCCCAGCCCGGCTGCAGGAGGTTCCCCTGGGCTCCCACCCCGGCAgatccccccccgccccggggtgGATCCCATCCCTCCGGGGTGGCACCACGCTGGGCGTAGGGCTCACGGAACGGTACTGGTCCCAGTACGGGCCACCGCTCCGTGCACTGGTCTCCATGCAGATGCGGAGCTGTCGACCACAACCCACCACATCCCCCCCTACCCCCCAATTCCTGACCCCCCCAaacatcccccccaccccagcccatgGCCAGAAGTGGATGCAGTGGCACCGAGGCGGCAAGTGGCACGTAGGGTTGGAGGCCACCAGGGCCACCACCTCACCTACCCTTGGACTCCGGCATGTGGCCGGTGGCCAGCGCGGTGAGCTGGCGGCGCAGGTCCTGGCAGAACGTGGCATCCCGGAGGAGCTGCTGAGGGGtctccagggctgggggccaggggggGGTGtcggggagctggggggtccAGCGGGAGCGGGGGAAGTCGAACCAGAAGAGCTGGTCGGCGTCGAAGGCCAGCGCCAGCCCCAGCGAGGGCATGGCGGGCTGGCAGAACAGCACCTCGGCCAGGATGTGCACCACGGGCtctgcggggagggggcagtggggcggggggcgcagggggcGCGGGCATGGACGAGGCGTATGGGCCTGTGCGCTGTGGGCACGCCCGTTGCACGTGCAAGCACGCGGGGCGCGTGCACACGTCGGCCGTGCATGCCCAGTGCATGTGTCCTTGCACCGTGTGCACGTGTGTCCTTGCATCATGTGTGCGTGCACACTCATTGCACGCAGAGCACCTGTGTCCTTGCACCGTGTGCACGTGTGTCCTTGCATCATGTGTGCGTGCACACTCATTGCACACAGAGCACGTGTGTCCTTGCACCGTGTGCGTGCACACTCATTGCACACAGAGCACCTGTGTCCTTGCACCGCGTGTGTGCACACTCATTGCACGCAGAGCACCTGTGTCCTTGCActgtgcacatgcacatgtCGCCTGTTGCACACAGCGTACATGTCGTTGCACCATGTGCATGCACACTCATTGCACACAGAGCACGTGTGTCCTTGCACCGTGTGTGTGCATGTCCATTGCACGCAGAGCACCTGTGTCCTTGCACTGTGCGCGTGCACATGTCACCCGCTGCACACAGAGTACGTCGTTGCACCGTGTGCATGCACACTCATTGCACACAGAGCACGTGTGCCCTTGCAATGTGTGCGTGCACACTCATTGCACACAGAGCACGTGTGTCCTTGCACCGTGTGTGTGCATGTCCATTGCACGCAGAGCACCTGTGTCCTTGCACTGTGCGCGTGCACATGTCACCCGCTGCACACAGAGTACATGTCATTGCACCGTGTGCATGCACACTCATTGCACGCAGAGCACGTGTGCACTTgcaatgtgtgtgtgcacactcATTGCACACAGAGCACGTGTGTCCTTGCACCGTGTGTGCATGTCCATTGCACGCAGAGCACCTGTGTCCTTGCACTGTGCGCGTGCACATGTCACCCGTTGCACACAGAGTACATGTCATTGCACCGTGTGCATGCACACTCATTGCACGCAGAGCACGTGTGCACTTgcaatgtgtgtgtgcacactcATTGCACACAGAGCACGTGTGTCCTTGCACCGTGTGTGCATGTCCATTGCACGCAGAACACATGTCCTTGCACTGTGTGCATGCACACCTGTTGCATGCCGAGCGTGTGTCCTTGCACCGTGTGTGCACACTCATTGCATGCAGAGCACGCATGTCCTTGCACTGAGTGTGTGCGCACAGAGTGCGTGTGTGTGAATGGCagcatgtgcatgcatgcaccCGTGCCACACGTGTGTGCACCGCATATGCCACGCACACACGCACT is a window from the Falco naumanni isolate bFalNau1 chromosome 24 unlocalized genomic scaffold, bFalNau1.pat SUPER_24_unloc_1, whole genome shotgun sequence genome containing:
- the LOC121081978 gene encoding class II histocompatibility antigen, M alpha chain; this encodes MGAAGWSGVPLAGLLWGALAGAVPQEPVVHILAEVLFCQPAMPSLGLALAFDADQLFWFDFPRSRWTPQLPDTPPWPPALETPQQLLRDATFCQDLRRQLTALATGHMPESKGIPMADVFPVQPLRLGEANTLVCVVGNIFPPAVDISWQLDGVPITQGVTHTPYTPTATLAFTRFSYLRVTPAAGDVYACVITHEGDNSSVVAYWVPQEPVSSEELETALCGAAMALGILLALLGIAMILAAQRGARG